In Amycolatopsis sp. EV170708-02-1, the following are encoded in one genomic region:
- a CDS encoding CocE/NonD family hydrolase, producing MGLKTLTATVVATLLFTAAPAVASSGLVLRDGVSAPVFSYEKAIRETAWVETGQDLDRDGQTDRVAADIIRPAEPAARGQRVPVIMDVSPYFEKVGRGNERQPKTYLPDGTPSQFPLFYDNYFVPRGYAVVLVDVGGTNRSSGCFDDVASGNGVVNWLNGRARAFRTPFGPERVRAGWANGSVGAIGKSQDGATAIGMAASGIEGLKTIVPIAGVSSYYEVHNSHGAYFGWAGGPGFYNERAEKLCRPFEEDNARRAGTDGNFNEYWRGLDYVAKTGKVRASVFASMGFHDLNVNPIQFGPWWEALNAYGVPRKAWLHQAAHVDPFDLDRSLFVRTLHRWFDRWLLGVRNGVETEPAIRIEHTPDRWTDERRWPPVTATRVLWPSEAGGLGNRPSPGTASVTDDPARGASQWVENPSQPSPDRVVFAGEPVRADTRVAGTATVTVTARSDKPGARLGAVLVDYGPATVRNTKFPALGTKDLTTRSCWGAGTAADTGCFLDTVADLTTVDKRIVATGWADLGHHRSLWRGEPLVPGKAYTMTFRLSSLDHVVPAGHRLALVLGGTDGDMFDPALPALGSRVTFELGGTSLSVPVAGRVQSSEREWGGASSG from the coding sequence ATGGGGCTCAAGACCTTGACCGCCACCGTCGTGGCGACACTGCTGTTCACCGCCGCGCCCGCCGTCGCGTCATCCGGGCTCGTCCTGCGTGACGGCGTCAGCGCGCCGGTGTTCTCCTACGAGAAGGCCATCCGGGAGACCGCCTGGGTGGAGACCGGCCAGGACCTCGACCGCGACGGGCAGACCGACCGCGTCGCCGCCGACATCATCCGCCCGGCGGAACCGGCCGCCCGCGGGCAGCGCGTTCCGGTGATCATGGACGTCAGCCCGTACTTCGAGAAGGTCGGGCGCGGCAACGAGCGCCAGCCGAAGACGTACCTCCCCGACGGCACGCCGTCGCAGTTCCCGCTCTTCTACGACAACTACTTCGTCCCGCGCGGGTACGCGGTCGTGCTGGTCGACGTCGGGGGCACCAACCGCTCGTCCGGGTGCTTCGACGACGTCGCGTCCGGCAACGGCGTCGTGAACTGGCTCAACGGGCGCGCGCGGGCCTTCCGCACGCCGTTCGGGCCCGAGCGGGTCCGCGCGGGCTGGGCGAACGGGTCGGTCGGCGCGATCGGGAAGTCGCAGGACGGCGCGACGGCGATCGGGATGGCGGCGTCCGGGATCGAGGGACTGAAGACCATCGTGCCGATCGCGGGGGTCAGCTCGTACTACGAGGTGCACAACTCCCACGGCGCCTACTTCGGCTGGGCCGGCGGTCCTGGGTTCTACAACGAGCGCGCCGAGAAGCTGTGCCGCCCGTTCGAAGAGGACAACGCGCGGCGCGCGGGGACGGACGGGAACTTCAACGAATACTGGCGCGGGCTCGACTACGTCGCGAAGACCGGCAAGGTGCGCGCCAGCGTTTTCGCGTCCATGGGCTTCCACGATCTCAACGTCAACCCGATCCAGTTCGGACCCTGGTGGGAGGCGCTGAACGCCTACGGTGTGCCGCGCAAGGCGTGGCTGCACCAGGCGGCGCACGTCGATCCGTTCGACCTCGACCGGTCGCTGTTCGTGCGGACGCTGCACCGCTGGTTCGACCGCTGGCTGCTCGGCGTCCGCAACGGCGTCGAGACCGAACCCGCGATCCGGATCGAGCACACGCCGGACCGCTGGACCGACGAACGCCGGTGGCCGCCTGTCACGGCGACACGCGTTTTGTGGCCATCGGAGGCGGGCGGGCTGGGGAATCGCCCGTCGCCGGGCACGGCTTCGGTGACCGACGATCCGGCGCGCGGCGCGTCGCAGTGGGTGGAGAACCCGTCGCAGCCCAGCCCGGATCGGGTCGTCTTCGCCGGTGAACCCGTGCGGGCGGACACGCGCGTGGCCGGGACCGCCACCGTGACGGTGACCGCCCGTTCGGACAAGCCGGGCGCGCGGCTCGGCGCGGTGCTGGTCGACTACGGGCCCGCGACCGTGCGGAACACGAAGTTCCCCGCGCTCGGCACGAAGGACCTGACGACCCGCTCCTGCTGGGGCGCGGGTACCGCCGCGGACACCGGCTGCTTCCTCGACACCGTCGCCGATTTGACCACTGTGGACAAACGGATCGTCGCGACCGGCTGGGCGGATCTCGGCCACCACCGGTCACTGTGGCGGGGTGAACCGCTCGTGCCCGGCAAGGCGTACACGATGACGTTCCGGCTGAGCAGCCTCGACCACGTCGTCCCGGCGGGGCACCGGCTGGCGCTCGTCCTGGGCGGGACCGACGGGGACATGTTCGACCCGGCGCTGCCCGCGCTCGGTTCCAGGGTGACGTTCGAGCTGGGCGGGACTTCGCTTTCGGTGCCGGTCGCCGGTCGCGTTCAGTCCTCCGAACGCGAGTGGGGAGGGGCGTCGTCTGGCTAA
- a CDS encoding SRPBCC family protein has translation MAKIQRISVHGHTSASPDAVYALLVDREHWPDWSPMGAFRLLDKGDDNGLGAVGVFSTNGVNSCEEVIALEPGKRFGYSLKKGLPVRDYRAYVDLTPERNGTAIHWHSTFTAKIPGTGWFYRRFLGHFIGRMVESLVARASRGAP, from the coding sequence ATGGCGAAGATCCAGCGCATTTCCGTCCACGGCCACACGAGCGCGAGCCCCGATGCCGTCTACGCCCTCCTCGTGGACCGCGAGCATTGGCCCGACTGGTCGCCCATGGGCGCGTTCCGCCTGCTGGACAAGGGGGACGACAACGGTCTCGGCGCCGTCGGCGTCTTCAGCACCAACGGCGTCAACAGCTGCGAAGAGGTCATCGCGCTCGAACCCGGCAAACGCTTCGGCTACTCCCTGAAGAAGGGGCTCCCGGTGCGGGACTACCGCGCCTACGTCGATCTCACCCCCGAGCGGAACGGCACCGCGATCCACTGGCATTCCACGTTCACCGCCAAGATCCCGGGCACCGGCTGGTTCTATCGCCGCTTCCTCGGCCACTTCATCGGGCGCATGGTCGAGAGCCTCGTGGCGCGCGCCTCGCGCGGCGCACCATAA
- a CDS encoding TetR/AcrR family transcriptional regulator, protein MRVRLLDATIDCLVEYGYAGTTTTRVADRAGVTRGAQVHHFPTKTDLVTSAIRHLAAKRTEVAMAEIDRLKASADPVGDALQLLWEMHQGPVFSATVELWVASRTDAELRAQMAVVEPIATSSLVEFGKALLPDHSAHPEFLHAVYTAMDVVRGILIASWATRDQTELEARWERGRRHLILLFEALMQPAPSR, encoded by the coding sequence ATGCGCGTCAGGCTGCTCGACGCCACGATCGACTGTCTCGTCGAGTACGGCTACGCGGGCACGACGACCACCCGCGTCGCGGATCGCGCGGGGGTGACCCGCGGCGCCCAGGTGCACCACTTCCCGACCAAGACCGACCTCGTCACCTCCGCGATCCGGCATCTCGCGGCCAAGCGCACCGAGGTCGCGATGGCGGAGATCGACCGGCTCAAGGCCTCGGCCGACCCGGTCGGCGACGCGTTGCAGCTGCTGTGGGAGATGCACCAGGGGCCGGTCTTCTCGGCGACCGTCGAGCTGTGGGTGGCGTCGCGGACCGACGCGGAACTGCGTGCCCAGATGGCGGTGGTCGAGCCGATCGCGACGAGCAGCCTGGTCGAGTTCGGCAAGGCCCTGCTGCCGGACCATTCGGCGCATCCGGAGTTCCTGCACGCGGTGTACACGGCGATGGACGTCGTCCGCGGCATCCTCATCGCCAGCTGGGCGACCCGAGACCAGACCGAACTGGAGGCGCGCTGGGAGCGTGGCCGCCGTCACCTGATCCTGCTGTTCGAGGCGTTGATGCAGCCCGCTCCCTCTCGCTGA
- a CDS encoding helix-turn-helix domain-containing protein, which yields MLGNPYDPDCPTRALLDRIGDQWTVLIVGVLGDGPLRFTEIGKRVRGISQKVLTQTLRSLVRDGILTRTAYPEIPPHVEYELTALGRNLAEPLEMLDKWARVHMGEVLDARKNYDGQLTA from the coding sequence GTGCTCGGAAACCCGTACGACCCCGACTGCCCGACCCGCGCGCTGCTCGACCGCATCGGCGACCAGTGGACCGTGCTGATCGTCGGCGTGCTCGGCGACGGCCCGCTCCGGTTCACCGAGATCGGCAAACGCGTGCGCGGCATCTCGCAGAAGGTCCTCACCCAGACTCTGCGCAGCCTCGTCCGGGACGGGATCCTGACGCGCACCGCGTACCCGGAGATCCCTCCGCACGTGGAGTACGAGCTGACCGCGCTCGGCCGCAACCTCGCCGAACCGCTGGAGATGCTCGACAAATGGGCTCGCGTCCACATGGGCGAGGTGCTCGACGCGCGTAAGAACTACGACGGTCAGCTCACCGCCTGA
- a CDS encoding TetR/AcrR family transcriptional regulator, with amino-acid sequence MVKVPKQVDHGARRAEIAEALTRLTATRGLEGVSLRHVAAEAGMSMGLVQHYFKTKDEMLLFAVERRSQVYEERIKAQLEAGELPSTPKAILRAIMVEILPLDERRRGDWLMGVAFFIRAISDPSFAAAFTDGVPQLFELFAILIRQGQEAGDVDKSADPMHESAILWALADSQGTNIVMKHRTPDEALSTVDYHLDRLFGQAVS; translated from the coding sequence ATGGTGAAGGTGCCGAAACAGGTGGATCACGGCGCGCGGCGCGCGGAGATCGCCGAGGCGCTGACGCGGCTGACGGCCACGCGGGGCCTCGAAGGAGTCAGCCTCCGGCACGTCGCCGCCGAAGCGGGCATGTCGATGGGCTTGGTGCAGCACTACTTCAAGACCAAGGACGAGATGCTGCTGTTCGCCGTCGAACGCCGCTCACAGGTGTACGAGGAGCGCATCAAGGCCCAGCTGGAGGCCGGCGAACTGCCGTCGACGCCCAAGGCCATCCTCCGCGCGATCATGGTCGAGATCCTGCCGCTCGACGAGCGCCGCCGCGGCGACTGGCTGATGGGCGTCGCGTTCTTCATCCGCGCGATCTCCGACCCGTCCTTCGCGGCCGCGTTCACCGACGGCGTCCCCCAGCTGTTCGAGCTGTTCGCGATCCTGATCCGCCAGGGCCAGGAGGCGGGCGATGTCGACAAGTCGGCCGATCCGATGCACGAGTCCGCGATCCTCTGGGCGCTCGCCGATTCACAGGGCACCAACATCGTGATGAAGCACCGCACGCCGGACGAGGCGCTGTCCACAGTGGACTATCACCTCGACCGGCTGTTCGGTCAGGCGGTGAGCTGA
- a CDS encoding PH domain-containing protein, with amino-acid sequence MNSVEAERGKVRLRPPRNALDQRVVGWWRLQGTLFWGAPVLVLVVLGLLIAPARSWLLTPAVVFAVAGLIWVIAMPLWWFKVHRWEVTETAVYARSGFFWQEWRVAPMSRIQTVDTLRGPLQQVFKLATVTVTTASARGAVKIRGLDHELAASLAEQLTETTQATPGDAT; translated from the coding sequence GTGAACTCGGTGGAAGCCGAACGGGGGAAGGTGCGGCTGAGGCCGCCGCGGAACGCGCTGGATCAGCGGGTCGTGGGCTGGTGGCGGCTGCAGGGAACGCTTTTCTGGGGTGCGCCGGTGCTGGTGCTGGTGGTGCTCGGGCTGCTGATCGCGCCCGCGCGGTCCTGGCTGCTGACGCCGGCGGTGGTGTTCGCGGTGGCGGGTCTGATCTGGGTGATCGCGATGCCGCTGTGGTGGTTCAAGGTGCATCGCTGGGAGGTCACGGAGACGGCGGTGTACGCGCGCTCCGGGTTCTTCTGGCAGGAGTGGCGCGTCGCGCCGATGTCGCGGATCCAGACCGTGGACACCCTGCGCGGGCCGCTGCAGCAGGTGTTCAAGCTCGCGACCGTCACGGTGACCACGGCGTCGGCGCGGGGCGCGGTCAAGATCCGCGGGCTCGACCACGAACTGGCCGCGAGCCTGGCGGAGCAGCTCACCGAAACGACGCAGGCGACGCCAGGGGACGCGACATGA
- a CDS encoding PH domain-containing protein, with protein MTSGEFEGWNTLDKRTLAVTAVMMTGAAVGAAIPTTAAIVGGGARFWVALAWVVAGGLVLVAGGVLADLFYWKGVRYRVTPERLETAFTLVFRSRKSLQRERIRNVDLTANPLHRLFGVAVVTIGTGSHESGGQGRIKLNPVSRAEAERLRAELLRRAEITETDEDAPLAELDRSWIRYAPMSFLTPALGLAAGGGLMQVSEWAGLRKGLIDWVIGLFRGIPLVVAILILLAIAMVVGLIGALGLWVEMWWNYRLDREPGGTLRVRRGLFTTRSISIEERRMRGVDLVEPLGNRISGAARVDAIATGMRQSDDKDKTDYHTLLPAAPVATANRIAAAVLREPVSPAEAVRLTGHPRAARGRLLRWWIGSVVVLLAIFALLGFLLTGVLLVIGAALGVVLLPASVLLALDAYRNLGHGITGRYLVGRHGTVRRSTFALDRDGVIGWTVKQSIFQRRKGLLTVVATTAAGAGAYSVYDAGEEQGLLFAEESVPELLTPFLERA; from the coding sequence ATGACCTCGGGTGAGTTCGAGGGCTGGAACACACTCGACAAGCGGACGCTCGCGGTCACCGCGGTGATGATGACCGGTGCGGCCGTCGGTGCCGCGATCCCGACCACGGCGGCGATCGTGGGCGGAGGCGCGAGGTTCTGGGTCGCGCTCGCCTGGGTCGTGGCCGGCGGGCTGGTCCTCGTCGCCGGCGGCGTGCTGGCGGACCTCTTCTACTGGAAGGGGGTCCGCTACCGCGTCACGCCGGAACGCTTGGAGACGGCGTTCACCCTGGTCTTCCGCTCACGGAAATCCCTGCAGCGCGAGCGGATCCGCAACGTCGACCTGACGGCGAACCCGCTGCACCGGCTGTTCGGCGTCGCGGTGGTGACCATCGGCACCGGCTCGCACGAGTCGGGCGGGCAGGGCCGGATCAAACTCAACCCCGTCTCGCGTGCCGAAGCCGAGCGGCTGCGCGCGGAACTGCTGCGCCGCGCGGAGATCACGGAGACCGACGAGGACGCCCCGCTCGCCGAACTCGACCGGAGCTGGATCCGCTACGCGCCGATGTCGTTCTTGACCCCGGCGCTGGGCCTCGCGGCGGGTGGTGGCCTCATGCAGGTCTCCGAATGGGCGGGCCTGCGGAAGGGCCTGATCGACTGGGTGATCGGCCTGTTCCGCGGTATCCCGCTGGTGGTGGCGATCCTGATCCTGCTGGCGATCGCGATGGTCGTCGGCCTGATCGGCGCGCTGGGCCTGTGGGTCGAGATGTGGTGGAACTACCGGCTCGACCGCGAACCCGGCGGCACGCTGCGGGTGCGCCGGGGCCTGTTCACCACGCGCTCGATCTCGATCGAGGAACGCCGGATGCGCGGGGTCGACCTCGTCGAGCCGCTCGGGAACCGGATCTCCGGCGCGGCACGCGTCGACGCGATCGCCACCGGTATGCGCCAAAGCGACGACAAGGACAAGACCGACTACCACACGCTTCTGCCGGCCGCGCCGGTCGCGACGGCCAACCGGATCGCCGCGGCGGTGCTGCGCGAACCGGTCTCGCCGGCCGAAGCGGTCCGGCTCACCGGGCATCCGCGAGCCGCGCGGGGACGGCTGCTGCGCTGGTGGATCGGCTCGGTGGTGGTCTTGCTGGCCATCTTCGCGCTCCTCGGCTTCCTGCTGACCGGCGTCCTGCTGGTGATCGGCGCCGCGCTCGGCGTGGTGCTGCTGCCCGCGTCGGTGCTGCTGGCGCTGGACGCCTATCGCAACCTCGGGCACGGGATCACCGGGCGGTACCTGGTCGGGCGGCACGGGACCGTGCGGCGGAGCACGTTCGCCCTGGACCGCGACGGCGTGATCGGCTGGACGGTGAAGCAGTCGATCTTCCAGCGGCGCAAGGGTTTGCTGACCGTCGTGGCGACCACGGCCGCCGGTGCCGGGGCGTATTCGGTGTACGACGCGGGGGAGGAGCAGGGGCTGCTGTTCGCGGAGGAGTCCGTGCCAGAGCTGCTGACGCCGTTTCTGGAACGGGCCTGA
- a CDS encoding recombinase family protein, with product MAINHQVSAGQGGRQPVLDSYARLSRNQAGKLEKCETQHADNREVIERLGGVLGEEISDPKLSAWNPRVRRPGWERIMKRVAARACDGVVLWNTDRGWRRSPDLEDMFKVIEGFDSFTVASSHGRYDLSDYNDRYQLRQEVAHNQRNSDEASQRISRRFETLRKRGVPHHQGRTFGFPGLDRTVSKDNALDENGKDTRKQVPAELVERERAALRSGTDALLAEVTLIALHDEWKAAGLRTVTGKVFSPVQIREVLLRPRNAGLIEHDGEVVGHMPGEPIIDPIRFERLRAMFAGRTRGKQAGHSYVGSGIATCSLCRKSLSGRPHVGEYKDGQRRRQYACTKARGGCGKVAADMRMLDREIRGIVIARLSDKSHAAAIKAARARISDRLKQVQEALTKCNARLEAIAAKFGADKMTEAAYDKANEPAMKELARLEAERDELTGGNPEGPTEPLTRQEAAEKWDGAEVSEKRALLLDALGADALIVDPSTKAGFRTFDKDRVRVELRNHVSNRSKTN from the coding sequence ATGGCGATCAATCATCAGGTTAGTGCAGGTCAGGGTGGTCGGCAGCCGGTATTGGACTCGTACGCGCGACTGTCCCGCAACCAAGCGGGCAAGCTGGAGAAGTGCGAAACCCAGCACGCCGACAACCGTGAGGTGATCGAACGGTTGGGCGGCGTGCTGGGCGAGGAGATTTCCGACCCGAAGCTCTCGGCGTGGAACCCGAGGGTTCGTCGTCCGGGGTGGGAACGGATCATGAAGCGAGTTGCGGCGCGGGCGTGTGACGGGGTGGTGTTGTGGAACACCGACAGGGGGTGGCGTCGCTCGCCCGACCTGGAGGACATGTTCAAGGTGATCGAGGGGTTCGACTCGTTCACTGTGGCGTCGTCACATGGGCGATATGACCTCTCGGACTACAACGATCGCTATCAGCTGCGGCAGGAGGTCGCCCACAACCAGCGCAACTCCGATGAGGCATCTCAGAGGATCTCGCGCCGGTTCGAGACGCTGCGCAAACGGGGCGTTCCGCATCACCAGGGCAGAACGTTTGGGTTCCCCGGGCTGGACCGGACGGTGTCGAAGGACAACGCACTGGACGAGAACGGCAAAGACACCCGTAAGCAGGTTCCGGCGGAACTGGTGGAACGGGAACGCGCAGCGCTACGGTCCGGCACTGATGCCTTGCTCGCGGAAGTGACACTGATCGCGCTGCACGACGAGTGGAAGGCCGCCGGGCTGCGCACGGTCACGGGAAAGGTGTTCTCGCCTGTGCAGATCAGGGAGGTACTGCTGAGGCCTCGCAATGCCGGGTTGATCGAGCACGACGGCGAGGTCGTAGGGCACATGCCCGGTGAGCCGATCATTGACCCGATCAGGTTCGAGCGGTTGCGCGCGATGTTTGCTGGACGCACGCGAGGCAAGCAGGCGGGGCACAGCTATGTCGGCTCGGGGATCGCGACATGTTCCCTATGCCGGAAGTCGCTGTCCGGCCGTCCGCATGTTGGGGAGTACAAGGATGGGCAACGGCGACGACAGTACGCGTGCACGAAAGCGCGTGGCGGGTGTGGCAAGGTCGCAGCCGACATGCGGATGCTTGATCGCGAGATTCGCGGCATCGTGATCGCTCGCTTGTCGGACAAGAGCCATGCAGCGGCGATTAAGGCAGCACGGGCCCGAATCTCCGATCGGCTCAAGCAGGTGCAAGAAGCACTCACCAAATGCAACGCTCGACTTGAGGCGATCGCTGCGAAGTTCGGGGCCGACAAGATGACCGAAGCGGCGTACGACAAGGCCAACGAACCGGCCATGAAAGAACTTGCGCGACTGGAAGCCGAGCGCGACGAACTGACCGGAGGAAATCCAGAAGGACCCACAGAACCCTTGACCCGCCAAGAAGCCGCCGAGAAGTGGGATGGCGCCGAAGTCTCCGAGAAACGCGCCTTACTGCTAGACGCGCTCGGTGCCGACGCCCTCATAGTAGACCCATCTACTAAAGCCGGGTTTCGCACTTTCGATAAAGATCGAGTTCGCGTCGAGTTGCGCAACCATGTGAGCAACCGAAGCAAGACGAACTGA
- a CDS encoding DUF6338 family protein: MSFDKPKVTRANLNDLKEGCRHRGTQDACPWRRIRDDDFGAGGCFLIPGTSYQLIVAVALVLPGIVFGTTLQRLRGPTPEDKDASTRILRAIAVGAALDVLYALAFGPKLVQLAHPAPGRQASLLSIFTANPREIALWVALLAGAVPALAAFCVHFQSAFRETSREISIKKRLADALKIHYRTTPTAWDYIAREGGCFIRVRLSDGVYFGGWIDEQSFVSGYPEPKDIFIRSQWALNEKGVFLHKIQGTRGVYIPVSDGVVVEWLSMPDQVEDGSSVEPPETEKQEVKEY, encoded by the coding sequence TTGTCGTTCGACAAGCCCAAGGTAACGCGCGCCAACCTGAATGACCTCAAGGAAGGGTGCCGTCACCGGGGGACGCAGGATGCTTGCCCGTGGAGGCGGATACGCGATGACGACTTCGGCGCGGGAGGTTGCTTTTTGATTCCGGGAACTTCGTACCAGTTAATAGTCGCCGTCGCCCTGGTACTACCGGGTATTGTCTTTGGTACAACCTTGCAGCGTCTACGCGGCCCAACCCCGGAAGACAAGGACGCTAGCACTCGCATCTTGCGCGCAATCGCAGTCGGCGCTGCACTTGACGTACTATACGCCTTGGCCTTTGGGCCCAAGTTAGTTCAACTCGCGCATCCTGCGCCGGGACGTCAAGCGTCGTTGCTTTCAATATTTACCGCAAATCCACGTGAGATCGCACTCTGGGTGGCTCTCTTGGCGGGAGCAGTGCCCGCACTGGCGGCATTCTGCGTACATTTTCAATCGGCATTTCGTGAAACATCTCGCGAAATTTCCATAAAGAAGCGCCTTGCCGACGCGCTAAAAATCCACTACAGGACCACTCCGACCGCCTGGGATTACATTGCTCGTGAGGGCGGGTGCTTTATCCGCGTTCGCTTGTCGGATGGCGTATACTTCGGCGGATGGATTGACGAACAAAGTTTCGTGAGCGGCTACCCGGAGCCGAAGGATATTTTTATACGCTCTCAGTGGGCCCTGAATGAAAAGGGAGTCTTTCTTCATAAGATCCAGGGCACACGCGGGGTGTACATACCAGTGTCGGACGGTGTAGTTGTCGAATGGCTATCAATGCCAGATCAAGTTGAAGATGGGTCGTCGGTTGAACCCCCTGAAACAGAGAAACAAGAAGTTAAGGAGTATTAA
- a CDS encoding HEPN domain-containing protein, with protein sequence MTRINNLDELDILVDLAFRVAVDVLQKSAELDRSGHEFKTISLPAFVDDRVDYRTVKSGASVERALDLDGAFTNDNRWGTKYQYSELDGFEALINYVIDHDDLKRFHSLAGGRDEFMEHVLRVNVGKLPVIAAEKHVFENGWELNTEALREHVLKLAAWWVLDEVPIRLVVPILNISFESDRIELDEKTFIERMDDGLQLARASGNPRVSAYKELIPMATHAIVLEGWTLPNPTALTWLWTPEDSPIEAPVLDRFFQVLSTFAEEPTGYVQVLYRPVGWSHEFTGPLPEVLPGPFLPHYSTALKAATEPTKTLSGSEIELLREGFTSLGQQENIVSVAAQRLLDAERRPSDVDRLLDLCIGIEALVAGNPGDATYKVAIRIAAVLAELGISNSAEVIEASKSLYSLRSAIVHGRKRPAKAVNVTLHGRQVDTIEAARYFLRNLLRARLQWPELTTDDIDSRIIAGALALWGRRLNRLATRVSKPSKLVPVITPMGQVTPRRDRIPCYSK encoded by the coding sequence TTGACAAGAATTAACAATCTGGATGAACTTGACATACTGGTCGACCTGGCGTTCAGGGTGGCAGTGGATGTGCTGCAAAAGTCGGCTGAGCTAGACAGGTCTGGCCACGAATTTAAAACAATCTCACTGCCTGCGTTTGTTGATGATCGCGTCGATTATCGCACCGTGAAGTCGGGCGCCAGCGTGGAGCGCGCACTAGACCTCGACGGCGCTTTCACAAACGATAACAGGTGGGGCACGAAATACCAGTACTCGGAGCTTGATGGATTCGAAGCCCTTATAAATTATGTAATTGACCATGATGACCTCAAGCGATTTCATTCCCTCGCTGGCGGCAGGGACGAGTTCATGGAACACGTCCTACGTGTTAACGTAGGAAAGCTTCCTGTTATTGCAGCCGAGAAGCATGTCTTTGAGAACGGCTGGGAACTGAACACCGAGGCGCTTCGAGAGCATGTTCTCAAGTTAGCGGCCTGGTGGGTTCTTGATGAGGTTCCGATAAGGCTAGTGGTACCAATTCTCAATATTTCATTCGAATCCGATCGAATCGAATTAGACGAGAAAACATTTATTGAGCGAATGGATGACGGGCTTCAGCTTGCGCGCGCATCTGGAAACCCTCGCGTGAGCGCCTATAAGGAGCTAATTCCCATGGCCACACATGCGATAGTGCTGGAAGGATGGACCCTCCCGAACCCAACTGCGTTAACTTGGCTATGGACTCCGGAGGATAGTCCAATCGAGGCCCCTGTTCTAGATAGATTCTTTCAGGTCTTATCAACATTTGCCGAAGAGCCAACCGGATATGTGCAGGTCCTATATCGCCCTGTAGGATGGAGTCATGAGTTTACGGGCCCACTTCCCGAGGTGCTCCCAGGTCCATTCTTGCCGCATTATTCAACCGCTTTAAAGGCCGCAACCGAGCCCACAAAGACTCTAAGCGGATCAGAGATTGAGCTATTGCGAGAAGGCTTTACCTCCCTGGGACAGCAGGAGAATATTGTTTCGGTAGCGGCACAGCGCTTACTGGACGCGGAGCGGCGTCCGAGTGACGTTGACAGACTTCTGGACCTCTGCATTGGAATTGAAGCTTTAGTTGCGGGCAATCCAGGTGACGCCACATACAAGGTGGCCATACGTATAGCAGCAGTCCTCGCTGAACTTGGAATAAGCAATTCCGCCGAAGTGATCGAGGCGTCCAAGTCTCTATATTCCCTGCGATCTGCCATTGTTCACGGTCGCAAGAGGCCCGCTAAGGCTGTGAATGTAACCCTGCACGGCCGTCAAGTAGATACTATCGAAGCGGCCAGGTACTTTCTTCGGAATCTTCTCCGTGCCAGATTGCAGTGGCCAGAGCTCACAACGGATGATATCGATTCAAGAATAATTGCTGGCGCACTGGCATTGTGGGGCAGGCGGTTGAATCGACTCGCGACCAGGGTGTCGAAACCGAGCAAGTTAGTTCCAGTGATAACACCAATGGGCCAAGTGACTCCTAGGCGAGATCGGATTCCTTGCTATTCTAAATAA
- a CDS encoding WhiB family transcriptional regulator, which produces MNHDEYTEMTARLDRYASVPDDVLAEAVTRDGLCFWAFDRTDMPELTGDDPPDRELAARLCAGCPVIDECLELDLRTAGANTVGVWGALPDTDRRALYPVWRRSRGGEVR; this is translated from the coding sequence ATGAACCACGACGAATACACGGAGATGACCGCCCGGCTTGACCGCTACGCCAGCGTCCCGGACGACGTCCTGGCCGAAGCGGTGACCAGGGATGGCCTGTGTTTCTGGGCGTTCGACAGGACCGACATGCCGGAACTGACCGGAGACGACCCGCCAGACCGGGAGCTAGCCGCACGACTGTGCGCGGGATGCCCGGTGATCGACGAGTGCCTTGAACTCGACCTGCGGACGGCTGGAGCGAACACGGTCGGAGTGTGGGGCGCGTTGCCGGACACGGATCGACGGGCCCTGTATCCGGTCTGGCGCCGCAGCCGGGGCGGTGAGGTGCGATGA
- a CDS encoding helix-turn-helix domain-containing protein encodes MKKTTHGAGHPAFYSVADAAWILGVDRDQIHRAIRLGVLPLVRRRSRLVIPAAALRRVLDGGAR; translated from the coding sequence ATGAAAAAGACAACTCACGGCGCCGGGCATCCGGCGTTCTACTCGGTAGCGGACGCGGCGTGGATTCTGGGCGTCGACCGCGACCAGATCCACCGCGCTATCCGGCTCGGTGTACTGCCTCTCGTCCGGCGCCGCTCCCGTCTGGTGATTCCGGCCGCCGCTCTCCGGCGCGTGCTCGACGGCGGTGCGCGATGA